In a single window of the Dreissena polymorpha isolate Duluth1 chromosome 3, UMN_Dpol_1.0, whole genome shotgun sequence genome:
- the LOC127874435 gene encoding uncharacterized protein LOC127874435 isoform X3 produces MIMSQVCACALMLCGITLAKTFCTNKTTQKCSSTMSPSDCNALGCCFNGTICQYPEKQFVATIDLNSTRLHSYFGTERLCVQLYSNKSWSPYNCSEPGDAETVYACERKCSTNWPLESNENVSWVAPGAISPLIPEYATTGSAAHSASVNTPTAMSSIGTVKETSSDGNQNIACQFNVQVLWLTILTAMSMVCL; encoded by the exons ATGATAATGAGCCAAGTATGCGCGTGTGCACTGATGCTGTGTGGAATTACATTAGCAA AGACGTTCTGTACGAACAAGACGACGCAGAAGTGCTCCTCAACGATGTCCCCATCCGACTGCAATGCGTTGGGATGTTGCTTCAATGGTACCATTTGCCAATACCCAG aAAAACAGTTTGTTGCAACCATTGATCTGAACTCGACACGTCTGCACAGTTATTTCGGCACAGAACGTTTGTGCGTGCAACTATACAGCAATAAGTCTTGGAGTCCTTACAACTGTTCTGAACCAGGAGATGCAGAAACCGTATACGCATGCGAGCGAA AATGTTCGACTAACTGGCCCTTGGAATCAAACGAAAATGTTTCGTGGGTCGCACCTGGAGCGATATCGCCTTTGATTCCGGAATATGCAACAACCGGTTCGGCAGCCCATTCCGCGTCAGTAAACACACCTACCGCGATGTCTTCTATTGGTACTGTTAAAGAAACTTCGAGTGACGGAAATCAGAATATTGCATGTCAGTTCAACGTCCAG GTGCTGTGGCTCACGATATTGACGGCAATGTCGATGGTGTGCTTATGA
- the LOC127874435 gene encoding uncharacterized protein LOC127874435 isoform X2 translates to MIMSQVCACALMLCGITLATNSCKNSTRRCVPIVGPESDNICVSISNGTGVDWFQAKNECEADGGRLAHIGNYSTEHGLTTVAHVAHVRVGILASVRGDQMTFMRNTNETFCTNKTTQKCSSTMSPSDCNALGCCFNGTICQYPEKQFVATIDLNSTRLHSYFGTERLCVQLYSNKSWSPYNCSEPGDAETVYACERKCSTNWPLESNENVSWVAPGAISPLIPEYATTGSAAHSASVNTPTAMSSIGTVKETSSDGNQNIACQFNVQVLRIVKLLSMSFTCS, encoded by the exons ATGATAATGAGCCAAGTATGCGCGTGTGCACTGATGCTGTGTGGAATTACATTAGCAA CAAATTCGTGTAAAAATTCCACAAGGAGGTGTGTTCCTATCGTCGGTCCCGAGAGTGATAATATTTGCGTCTCGATTTCCAACGGAACTGGTGTTGACTGGTTTCAAGCTAAGAACGAGTGTGAAGCGGATGGTGGACGCCTCGCACATATCGGGAACTACAGCACAGAACATGGTTTGACTACAGTTGCACATGTGGCGCATGTTCGTGTTGGAATTCTTGCATCTGTTCGAGGAGATCAAATGACATTCATGCGAAACACAAATG AGACGTTCTGTACGAACAAGACGACGCAGAAGTGCTCCTCAACGATGTCCCCATCCGACTGCAATGCGTTGGGATGTTGCTTCAATGGTACCATTTGCCAATACCCAG aAAAACAGTTTGTTGCAACCATTGATCTGAACTCGACACGTCTGCACAGTTATTTCGGCACAGAACGTTTGTGCGTGCAACTATACAGCAATAAGTCTTGGAGTCCTTACAACTGTTCTGAACCAGGAGATGCAGAAACCGTATACGCATGCGAGCGAA AATGTTCGACTAACTGGCCCTTGGAATCAAACGAAAATGTTTCGTGGGTCGCACCTGGAGCGATATCGCCTTTGATTCCGGAATATGCAACAACCGGTTCGGCAGCCCATTCCGCGTCAGTAAACACACCTACCGCGATGTCTTCTATTGGTACTGTTAAAGAAACTTCGAGTGACGGAAATCAGAATATTGCATGTCAGTTCAACGTCCAG GTGCTTCGGATCGTGAAATTGCTGTCAATGTCATTTACGTGCTCATAA
- the LOC127874429 gene encoding NPC intracellular cholesterol transporter 1 homolog 1b-like, translated as MYIFTERSFDDEAMGALASDLNHLSIGFCLVFIYLAFTVSKFSCIEQKGFLAIAGLLSIGMAIVFTYGIGFATGIMFGPIHQITPFMLLGIGVDDMFVMMEAVRQLSPEERALCVEERIGLALKHARVSITVTSITDIVAFAIGGSTVIPSLSTFCVYAAIDVLALYILQATFFVACVTLDEQRNDARRNACCICVKHDVKYKPGKYIDFSIQHEFMRRYWGPFVTKIPVKAGIIIIAVGLSSLIIWSFLQIKKDFDPSMYLPSDSYSQKFVNADRKYFPDDGAFVKLYCDTLDYNDNIDKLKEMHDTLKQTKAVQASTIDFWLASFLEWQSSQNGTPDLFSQLLYFLTTDNGRVYWPFLRFDKLQNQRKFWYSANPTKILASSLTFRHVKCTSSICNIQAMDEIREMTDQLSFNGGGHCFVYSTPQYMVNETNKMLKLELYRNLLLAAVCVFVVTLILIANLWTSVLVFVCVVYTVIDVAGMMQFWDISIDTASSVFLILCVGLAVDYSAHVGHTFMTHTGSKNERTMKTLVHIGFAVFSGGFSTFLAFVLLVNSISFGMMLFFKIFTAVVIFGLFHGLVFLPVILSIVGPKPYDRRFLSPLDTVPSNTNVDMDYELHFVNTSDDYHLNNIERKPLRHYHVSVQDVFCKEFPPKANGHAIIYGIYQWTLMPRMQTNLCKIQGIRVPTTSSSLTGLLSRYRIWARTLQTDSPRTHGEPDG; from the exons GGTTTCTTGGCCATCGCAGGCCTCCTCAGCATCGGCATGGCCATCGTGTTCACGTATGGAATCGGCTTCGCCACGGGCATCATGTTCGGACCCATACACCAGATCACACCATTCATGCTCCTAG GTATCGGCGTGGATGACATGTTCGTGATGATGGAGGCTGTACGGCAGCTGTCACCTGAGGAGCGGGCCCTGTGTGTCGAGGAGCGGATTGGACTCGCCCTGAAACATGCGAGAGTTTCTATCACCGTCACCTCCATCACCGACATTGTAGCCTTCGCCATTGGCGGCTCTACC GTGATTCCTTCTCTCAGCACGTTCTGTGTGTACGCAGCCATTGATGTTCTTGCTCTTTACATCCTACAAGCCACGTTTTTTGTGGCCTGCGTCACGCTGGATGAACAACGTAACGACGCCAGGAGAAACGCGTGTTGTATATGCGTCAAACACGACGTCAAGTACAAACCAGGGAAATATATCGATTTCAGTATTCAACATGAGTTTATGAGACGTTATTGGGGACCATTCGTAACAAAGATACCGGTGAAG GCTGGAATCATTATTATTGCTGTCGGCCTGTCCTCTCTAATCATCTGGAGTTTTCTGCAAATCAAGAAAGACTTTGATCCGAGCATGTATCTCCCTTCCGACTCGTACTCCCAGAAGTTCGTAAATGCGGATAGGAAGTACTTCCCGGACGACGGCGCCTTCGTCAAGCTCTACTGCG ATACACTTGACTATAACGACAACATTGACAAATTGAAAGAAATGCACGATACACTGAAGCAAACGAAAGCTGTGCAGGCTTCTACAATCGATTTTTGGTTGGCGAGCTTTCTAGAATGGCAATCGTCCCAAAATG GAACCCCAGACCTCTTCTCCCAGCTTCTATATTTTCTGACGACAGATAACGGAAGAGTGTACTGGCCGTTCCTTCGATTTGACAAATTACAAAACCAACGAAAATTCTGGTATTCTGCAAACCCAACGAAAATTCTG GCGTCATCTTTGACGTTCCGTCACGTTAAATGTACGTCGTCTATATGCAACATACAGGCGATGGATGAAATAAGAGAAATGACAGACCAGCTGAGTTTTAACGGTGGCGGGCACTGTTTTGTGTACTCCACTCCACAATACATGGTCAACGAAACCAATAAG ATGCTGAAACTTGAGCTGTACCGGAACCTATTGCTGGCGGCAGTGTGCGTATTCGTGGTCACCCTCATCCTCATTGCCAACCTCTGGACCAGCGTCCTCGTCTTCGTCTGTGTCGTCTACACCGTG ATTGATGTTGCTGGTATGATGCAGTTCTGGGACATCTCCATCGACACCGCCTCCAGCGTGTTCCTCATCCTGTGCGTCGGTCTTGCAGTGGACTACTCCGCTCACGTGGGTCACACATTCATGACACACACCGGTTCGAAAAATG AGAGGACCATGAAAACTCTGGTTCACATCGGTTTTGCTGTGTTCAGTGGAGGGTTCAGCACATTCCTGGCTTTCGTGCTGCTCGTCAACAGTATTAGCTTTGGTATGATGCTTTTCTTTAAG ATATTCACAGCCGTAGTTATATTTGGGCTGTTCCACGGCCTGGTGTTTCTACCTGTGATCCTCAGCATTGTTGGGCCGAAGCCCTACGACAGACGCTTCCTGTCGCCCCTTGATACCGTCCCTAGCAACACTAATGTCGACATGGACTATGAACTGCATTTTGTAAACACAAGTGAtgattatcatttaaataatatcgAAAGAAAACCTTTGAGACATTACCATGTATCAGTGCAGGATGTATTCTGTAAGGAGTTTCCACCAAAGGCGAATGGACATGCAATAATATATGGGATATACCAGTGGACGTTAATGCCGCGCATGCAAACGAACTTATGCAAAATCCAAGG TATTCGGGTTCCGACTACGAGCAGCTCTCTAACGGGTCTCTTGTCGAGATACCGTATCTGGGCCCGGACTCTCCAGACAGACTCGCCGCGGACCCACGGGGAACCTGACGGCTAG
- the LOC127874435 gene encoding uncharacterized protein LOC127874435 isoform X1 encodes MIMSQVCACALMLCGITLATNSCKNSTRRCVPIVGPESDNICVSISNGTGVDWFQAKNECEADGGRLAHIGNYSTEHGLTTVAHVAHVRVGILASVRGDQMTFMRNTNETFCTNKTTQKCSSTMSPSDCNALGCCFNGTICQYPEKQFVATIDLNSTRLHSYFGTERLCVQLYSNKSWSPYNCSEPGDAETVYACERKCSTNWPLESNENVSWVAPGAISPLIPEYATTGSAAHSASVNTPTAMSSIGTVKETSSDGNQNIACQFNVQVLWLTILTAMSMVCL; translated from the exons ATGATAATGAGCCAAGTATGCGCGTGTGCACTGATGCTGTGTGGAATTACATTAGCAA CAAATTCGTGTAAAAATTCCACAAGGAGGTGTGTTCCTATCGTCGGTCCCGAGAGTGATAATATTTGCGTCTCGATTTCCAACGGAACTGGTGTTGACTGGTTTCAAGCTAAGAACGAGTGTGAAGCGGATGGTGGACGCCTCGCACATATCGGGAACTACAGCACAGAACATGGTTTGACTACAGTTGCACATGTGGCGCATGTTCGTGTTGGAATTCTTGCATCTGTTCGAGGAGATCAAATGACATTCATGCGAAACACAAATG AGACGTTCTGTACGAACAAGACGACGCAGAAGTGCTCCTCAACGATGTCCCCATCCGACTGCAATGCGTTGGGATGTTGCTTCAATGGTACCATTTGCCAATACCCAG aAAAACAGTTTGTTGCAACCATTGATCTGAACTCGACACGTCTGCACAGTTATTTCGGCACAGAACGTTTGTGCGTGCAACTATACAGCAATAAGTCTTGGAGTCCTTACAACTGTTCTGAACCAGGAGATGCAGAAACCGTATACGCATGCGAGCGAA AATGTTCGACTAACTGGCCCTTGGAATCAAACGAAAATGTTTCGTGGGTCGCACCTGGAGCGATATCGCCTTTGATTCCGGAATATGCAACAACCGGTTCGGCAGCCCATTCCGCGTCAGTAAACACACCTACCGCGATGTCTTCTATTGGTACTGTTAAAGAAACTTCGAGTGACGGAAATCAGAATATTGCATGTCAGTTCAACGTCCAG GTGCTGTGGCTCACGATATTGACGGCAATGTCGATGGTGTGCTTATGA